A genomic stretch from Aedes albopictus strain Foshan chromosome 2, AalbF5, whole genome shotgun sequence includes:
- the LOC115265179 gene encoding uncharacterized protein LOC115265179, translating to MKFVRVYVDYTGRYTWDYVESYSSPTPVLLQSYSSPTPVVLQSYYSSTTVLLQFYSSPTLVLLQFYFSPTPVLLQSDFSSTPALLQSDSIPIPSYSSPTPVLLQSYSSPTPVLLQSYSSPTPVLLQSYSSPTPVLLQSYSSPTPVLLQSYSSPAPVLLQSYSSPTPVLLQSYSSPTPVLLQSYSSPTPVLLQSYSSPTPVLLQSYSSPTPVLLQSYSSPTPVLLQSYSSPTPVLLQSYSSPTPVLLQSYSSPTPVLLQSYSSPTPVLLQSYSSPTPVLLQSYSSPTPVLLQSYSSPTPVLLQSYSSPTPVLLQSYSSPTPVLLQSYFSPAPVLLQSDSSPTPVLLQSYSSPTLVRLQSNSSPTPVQLQSDSSPTPVLLQSHSSPTPVLLQSHSSPTSVLLQSYSSPTPVLLQSYSSPTPVLLQSYSSPTPVLLQSYCSPTPVLLQSYSSPTPVLLQSHSRPTPALLQSYSSPTPVLLASPTPVLLQSYSSPSPVLLSPTPVLLSPTLFLLLGQKQDY from the exons ATGAAGTTTGTGCGAGTATACGTGGACTACACCGGACGTTATACATGGGACTACGTCGAG TCCTACTCCAGTCCTACTCCAGTCCTACTCCAGTCCTACTCCAGTCCTACTCCAGTCGTGCTCCAATCCTACTACAGTTCTACTACAGTTCTTCTCCAGTTCTACTCCAGTCCGACTCTAGTCCTACTCCAGTTCTACTTCAGTCCTACTCCAGTCCTACTTCAGTCCGACTTCAGTTCTACTCCAGCCCTACTCCAGTCCGACTCCATTCCTATTCCA TCCTACTCCAGTCCAACTCCAGTCCTACTCCAGTCCTACTCCAGTCCTACTCCAGTCCTACTCCAGTCCTACTCCAGTCCTACTCCAGTCCTACTCCAGTCTTACTCCAGTCCTACTCCAGTCCTACTCCAGTCCTACTCCAGTCCTACTCCAGTCCTACTCCAGTCCTACTCCAGTCCTGCTCCAGTCCTACTCCAGTCCTACTCCAGTCCTACTCCAGTCCTACTCCAGTCCTACTCCAGTCCTACTCCAGTCCTACTCCAGTCCTACTCCAGTCCTACTCCAGTCCTACTCCAGTCCTACTCCAGTCCTACTCCAGTCCTACTCCAGTCCTACTCCAGTCCTACTCCAGTCCTACTCCAGTCCTACTCCAGTCCTACTCCAGTCCTACTCCAGTCCTACTCCAGTCCTACTCCAGTCCTACTCCAGTCCTACTCCAGTCCTACTCCAGTCCTACTCCAGTCCTACTCCAGTCCTACTCCAGTCCTACTCCAGTCCTACTCCAGTCCTACTCCAGTCCTACTCCAGTCCTACTCCAGTCCTACTCCAGTCCTACTCCAGTCCTACTCCAGTCCTACTCCAGTCCTACTCCAGTCCTACTCCAGTCCTACTCCAGTCCTACTCCAGTCCTACTCCAGTCCTACTCCAGTCCTACTCCAGTCCTACTCCAGTCCTACTCCAGTCCTACTCCAGTCCTACTTCAGTCCGGCTCCAGTCCTACTCCAGTCCGACTCCAGTCCAACTCCAGTCCTACTCCAGTCCTACTCCAGTCCGACTCTAGTCCGACTCCAGTCCAACTCCAGTCCTACTCCAGTCCAACTCCAGTCCGACTCCAGTCCTACTCCAGTCCTACTCCAGTCCCACTCCAGTCCTACTCCAGTCCTACTGCAGTCCCACTCCAGTCCTACTTCAGTCCTACTCCAGTCCTACTCCAGTCCTACTCCAGTCCTACTCCAGTCCTACTCCAGTCCCACTCCAGTCCTACTCCAGTCCTACTCCAGTCCCACTCCAGTCCTACTCCAGTCCTACTGCAGTCCCACTCCAGTCCTACTTCAGTCGTACTCCAGTCCTACTCCAGTCCTACTCCAGTCTCACTCCCGTCCTACTCCAGCCCTACTCCAGTCCTACTCCAGTCCTACTCCAGTCCTACTCGCCAGTCCTACTCCAGTCCTACTCCAGTCCTACTCCAGTCCTTCTCCAGTCCTACTCAGTCCTACTCCAGTTCTACTCAGTCCTACTTTATTCCTGCTCTTGGGCCAAAAGCAGGACTACTGA